The nucleotide window GGTGACGGTGAGGCTCATGATGGCGCTGCCGGCGGTGCCCTGGACGACCCGGAGGGCGAGGACGGTCGTGAAGTCGCCGACGAAGACGACCGCGAACCCGCTGATCCCGAACAGGAACAGCGAGGGGACGAGCACGCGCTTGCGCCCGATCCGGTCGGAGACGAGTCCCACGAAGGGCGTGAGGACGATGCCGGGGAAGGTGAACGCCGAGATGAGCAGGCTCGCCTGGCTTGTCGAGACGTTCCACGCCGCCTGGATCGTCGGGAGCGCCGGGCTGATGAGCGAGACACCCATCACGCTGACGAGCGTGCTCGCGAAGATGACGAGCACCGTCGGCGACCGATCGGTTCCGAGTCGCGTCGATAGCAGCTCTCTCATGGTGGTCACTCGCGCGGCGCTCAGCCATAGCAAACGGACCCACCACGGATCGGGAGTTCGACGAATCGCTGCGTGCGTCGCGCGTTGTGCGCCGTTCGCCCACGTAGCGTTTGAAACTTGCGCACCGCGGTCGACAGTGATAAACCCGCCCCATGTGCGGGGAAATCTATATCCGCTCACGCCGACACCGATTGGTGTGTTATTTCCTGTCATAGAGAAAGGGGCGACCGCACATAACGGGCGAACGTGGCGATGGACGGTCGATCGGCGATGACGGTGCCCATCGAACCCGAGCTAAGTCGTGCGGAACTCGTCGACCGACAGGACGAACGCCTCGTCGAGACCGTCGCGAACGCCTACGAGAACGTCCCGTTCTACCGCGATCGACTCGACGAACACGGAATTTCGCCCGACGACATCGACGGCATCGACGATATCGGAAAACTACCGGTGACGACCAAGACAGCCTTTCGTGAGGAGTACCCAGACGGGCTGTTCGCGGTCGACGACGATGAGATCAACCGGATCCACGCCTCGTCGGGGACGACCGGAAAGCCGAAGATCGTCGGCTACACCGACGGGGATCTGGAGCGCTGGGCGGCGGTCGTGGCACGATCGCTCGCTGCCGCCGGGGTCGAACCGGGTGATACGGTACAGAACGCCTACGGCTACGGCCTCTTCACCGGCGGTCTCGGCCTCCACGACGGTATCGAGCGCCTCGGCGCGACGGTCGTCCCGATGGGCGGCGGGGATACGGCCCGTCAGCTCACGATGGCTCAGGACCTCGGGAGCGACGCGCTCGCGTGCACGCCCTCGTACTGTCTCTATCTCGCCGACTGCGCCGCGGAGCGCGGTCTCGACCCGCGCGATCTGCCCTTCGAGACCGTGGTCATCGGCGCGGAACCGTTCACCGATCCGATGCGTGAGGAGATCGAGGCGGCTCTCGACGTCACCGCGATCGACATCTACGGGCTCTCGGAGATCGTCGGTCCGGGCGTGGCGATCGAGTGTGCCGAGGCACAGAACGGTCTGCACGTCTGGGAGGACCAGTTCTATCCGGAGATCGTCGATCCCGACACCGGCGAGACCCTCCCGCCGGGCGAGACGGGCGAACTGGTGTTGACGACGCTCACGAAGGAGGCGCAGCCGATACTCCGCTATCGCACGGGCGACATCACGCGGCTCTACGAGGACGAGTGCGATTGTGGCCGCGTCGAACGGCGGATGGGCAACGTCACCGGTCGGACCGACGACCTGCTCATCGTTCGCGGCGT belongs to Halococcus qingdaonensis and includes:
- the paaK gene encoding phenylacetate--CoA ligase PaaK, producing MDGRSAMTVPIEPELSRAELVDRQDERLVETVANAYENVPFYRDRLDEHGISPDDIDGIDDIGKLPVTTKTAFREEYPDGLFAVDDDEINRIHASSGTTGKPKIVGYTDGDLERWAAVVARSLAAAGVEPGDTVQNAYGYGLFTGGLGLHDGIERLGATVVPMGGGDTARQLTMAQDLGSDALACTPSYCLYLADCAAERGLDPRDLPFETVVIGAEPFTDPMREEIEAALDVTAIDIYGLSEIVGPGVAIECAEAQNGLHVWEDQFYPEIVDPDTGETLPPGETGELVLTTLTKEAQPILRYRTGDITRLYEDECDCGRVERRMGNVTGRTDDLLIVRGVNVYASQIEAVMVGIDEVAPHYRIDLRREDSLDTMAITVEPHERSTTTPVELRATIEERLGEELDVSPDDIDVVEPGTIERTEVGKVKRVFDHR